A genomic region of Methanosarcina thermophila TM-1 contains the following coding sequences:
- the truD gene encoding tRNA pseudouridine(13) synthase TruD, whose translation MQVPEIEKQIGVNLYSTDTDGLGGQLRQEVEDFIVKEITNREEGQEGKYLILELVKRDWDTHHFTRTLAKILKISQKRISVAGTKDKRALTTQKISIFDIDASEIEKVHLKDIELKVLGRSRKPVELGDLWGNDFIITIRNIARSTEEAGKLLEKTTNEIVAQGGVPNFFGIQRFGSVRPVTHLVGKTIVEGNFEKAAMLYIAEPFPYEPEETKQARQFVKETRNFKEGLKIYPLRLGHERAMMNHLIANPDDFAGAFLVLPKNLYRIFVHGYQSYIYNTILCRRIEKGLPLNQAVEGDIVCFKNELGLPDSSKTEKVTAETVNAMNNLIKRKRAFITAPLPGYDTEFASGVPGEIEQVVLEELKVPLQGFNIEEIPEMSSKGARREILLQVEPKFEVNEDELNPGKSKAVLEFMLPKGSYATTVLREYMKVDPLQMS comes from the coding sequence ATGCAAGTGCCGGAAATTGAAAAACAGATCGGAGTAAACCTTTACTCCACAGATACCGACGGTCTTGGGGGACAGCTCCGCCAGGAAGTGGAAGATTTTATTGTTAAAGAGATTACGAATCGGGAAGAAGGACAGGAAGGAAAATATCTTATCCTTGAGCTTGTAAAACGAGATTGGGACACCCACCATTTTACCCGGACCCTTGCGAAAATTCTTAAGATAAGCCAGAAAAGGATCAGTGTTGCAGGCACAAAGGATAAACGTGCACTTACCACTCAGAAAATCAGCATTTTTGATATTGATGCCTCCGAAATTGAAAAAGTCCATTTAAAAGACATAGAGCTGAAAGTCCTTGGACGCTCCCGTAAACCCGTAGAATTAGGAGACCTTTGGGGAAATGATTTCATAATTACTATACGGAACATAGCCCGTTCGACTGAGGAAGCAGGCAAACTGTTAGAAAAGACTACAAACGAGATCGTAGCTCAGGGAGGCGTCCCCAACTTCTTCGGAATCCAGCGTTTTGGCTCTGTACGCCCTGTTACACATCTGGTAGGGAAAACCATTGTAGAGGGAAATTTCGAAAAAGCTGCCATGCTCTATATTGCCGAACCCTTCCCTTATGAGCCGGAAGAAACAAAACAGGCTCGTCAGTTCGTAAAGGAAACCCGTAATTTTAAGGAGGGGCTAAAAATCTATCCTTTACGTCTTGGGCACGAAAGGGCAATGATGAACCATCTGATAGCTAACCCTGATGACTTCGCAGGCGCTTTTCTGGTGCTCCCGAAAAACCTGTACAGAATATTCGTGCATGGTTACCAGTCGTATATTTATAATACCATCCTGTGCAGAAGAATTGAAAAAGGTCTTCCCTTAAATCAGGCTGTGGAAGGCGATATTGTCTGTTTTAAGAATGAGCTCGGGCTGCCTGATTCATCAAAAACTGAAAAAGTTACCGCTGAGACTGTAAATGCCATGAACAACCTGATTAAAAGAAAAAGGGCATTCATAACCGCTCCCCTTCCGGGCTATGATACGGAGTTTGCTTCAGGCGTTCCGGGAGAAATCGAGCAGGTGGTTCTTGAAGAATTAAAAGTTCCTCTGCAGGGTTTCAATATTGAAGAAATTCCGGAAATGAGTTCAAAAGGTGCCAGGAGGGAAATCCTCCTTCAGGTTGAACCGAAGTTTGAGGTTAACGAAGATGAACTTAACCCCGGAAAATCAAAAGCTGTGCTTGAATTCATGCTGCCAAAAGGAAGTTATGCAACAACTGTACTCAGGGAATATATGAAGGTAGACCCGCTGCAGATGAGCTGA
- a CDS encoding PQQ-binding-like beta-propeller repeat protein has protein sequence MNTGEILEEFPSSERYFSSSAVTDEYVYSTSGCKIRVFDPVTGEPVWSSSRIKGAALSEPTLYKDKLYLVSSDGVLYAFEQGEGGLFFTRGLEDSAILYLPPVATAGMLFLLPFLLRKNENKTLVLGYWLIALVGVLLLSFIAIQPYFIAWDIFGMLTFLVLCALGVILLFGIIFLVFGLLKRRK, from the coding sequence GTGAATACAGGAGAAATTTTGGAAGAGTTCCCCAGTTCGGAACGATATTTCTCGTCGTCCGCGGTTACTGATGAATATGTATATTCCACATCCGGGTGCAAGATAAGGGTTTTCGACCCCGTCACAGGGGAACCTGTATGGAGCAGCAGCAGGATAAAAGGTGCTGCACTATCAGAACCAACACTTTACAAAGATAAATTATATCTGGTCTCAAGTGACGGAGTATTATATGCCTTTGAGCAGGGGGAAGGAGGATTATTCTTTACCAGAGGCCTCGAGGATTCTGCTATCCTTTACTTGCCCCCAGTTGCTACTGCTGGAATGCTTTTTCTGCTGCCCTTCCTTCTCAGAAAAAATGAAAACAAAACCCTTGTTCTTGGTTACTGGTTGATAGCTCTTGTGGGAGTTCTTTTGCTTTCATTTATAGCTATACAGCCATATTTCATTGCATGGGATATATTCGGAATGCTGACTTTTCTGGTCTTATGTGCCCTGGGTGTGATATTGCTGTTTGGCATTATATTTCTTGTCTTTGGGCTCCTAAAAAGGAGGAAATAA
- a CDS encoding PQQ-binding-like beta-propeller repeat protein, giving the protein MGRNLLYLTLLLFVFLFASVSVASAADIVLDTEHHHLGDNFKEELNPGDPEGLVYTATFTLDPSVDIESAELTMTGKSIVPGPTKEFLDKVYLNEIEIGTLNDYVPAETPDSTSVSIKIPVHHSLFDSGTNIIKISAGSNANRSNYDDFEFYNLSLHLSEVEPVTLAPPLEVAWTYKFPWRLIHGAPEFEILAADGVLYICQGYSETSVTAINAETGELLWDKNLTEQGHLGYKDGVLIVLSYPTVDALNAKNGELLWSRGYQGGWPDIPLIFGDTLFVSEYGSRYVTAIDIGSSALKWDYEINLTGSRNTGSYYLSGLQTNGNVLALRYNIYDIPYEHGLIALDIDTGKEVWRYTDLREHSPDPLFYKDLIYIGGEEIVALSAKSGEEVWKTDTNG; this is encoded by the coding sequence ATGGGAAGAAATTTGCTCTATCTTACACTACTATTATTTGTTTTTTTATTTGCTTCTGTTTCAGTTGCTTCTGCGGCCGATATAGTTCTTGACACCGAACATCACCACCTTGGGGATAATTTTAAAGAAGAATTGAACCCTGGTGACCCGGAAGGGCTGGTTTACACAGCTACTTTTACCCTGGACCCTTCAGTGGATATAGAAAGTGCAGAACTTACAATGACAGGAAAAAGCATTGTTCCGGGGCCGACAAAAGAATTTCTGGATAAGGTATATCTCAATGAAATAGAAATCGGAACCCTTAACGACTATGTTCCGGCAGAAACCCCGGATTCTACCTCGGTGAGCATTAAAATTCCGGTTCATCATTCTCTTTTCGATTCGGGAACCAACATCATAAAAATTAGCGCCGGGAGTAACGCTAACCGCAGTAATTATGATGACTTTGAGTTCTATAATCTTTCACTTCATTTAAGTGAAGTCGAACCTGTAACTCTGGCTCCGCCTTTAGAAGTCGCCTGGACCTATAAATTTCCGTGGAGATTAATACACGGGGCACCGGAATTCGAAATTCTTGCTGCGGATGGGGTTCTCTACATTTGCCAGGGTTATTCTGAAACCAGTGTTACAGCGATTAATGCGGAAACAGGTGAGTTACTCTGGGATAAGAATCTTACAGAGCAGGGTCACCTCGGGTATAAGGATGGGGTTTTAATTGTTTTAAGCTATCCAACTGTTGATGCACTGAATGCAAAGAACGGTGAACTTTTATGGAGTAGAGGCTATCAGGGTGGTTGGCCGGATATTCCCCTTATTTTTGGGGATACTTTGTTTGTGAGCGAGTATGGTAGCAGGTATGTGACTGCCATTGATATTGGGAGTAGCGCCCTGAAATGGGATTATGAAATTAATTTAACAGGCTCTAGAAATACTGGTAGTTATTATTTATCAGGTCTCCAGACAAACGGAAATGTTCTCGCACTCCGATATAATATATATGATATTCCTTACGAACACGGTTTAATCGCACTCGATATAGATACAGGAAAAGAGGTCTGGAGATATACGGATTTAAGAGAACACTCCCCTGATCCTCTCTTCTACAAAGATTTGATCTATATTGGAGGCGAAGAAATTGTTGCGTTATCTGCTAAATCGGGTGAGGAAGTTTGGAAAACAGATACTAACGGATAG